The Methanoregula sp. UBA64 genome contains the following window.
GCGGGCTCAGGGAGCGAGACGAAAAAGACCAATGTCTGTCCCCGGTGCGGCGGCAGCGGCCAGATGCGCCAGACTGCCCAGTCGCCATTCGGGCAGTTTGTCCGGATGACCCCCTGTACCATGTGCGGGGGGCGGGGCAAGATCCCGGAGAAGCAGTGCAAGAGCTGCCACGGGTCCGGCCATACCCGGGTAAAGCGCAAGGTCTCCGTCCATATCCCGGCCGGTGTTGACACCGGCATGCGCCTGCGCATGGAAGGTTATGGCGAGGCCGGGGACTACGGGGCGCAAAACGGCGACCTCTACATCGAGATGTACGTGCTCCCGAACAAGCGGTTCGAGCGGGTTGGCGACAATCTTGAAACCTCGGTCGAGATCACTCCCGCGCTTGCCGTTCTCGGGACCACCGTCGAGGTCGAGACCATAGACAAACGCCACCTCGAGCTGAAGATCCCGGCCGGCATCCAGTACAACACGGCCCTCCGGATTGCCGGGGAAGGCGTGAAACGGCGCGGAAAGCCCGGGGACCTCCTTGTCCGGGTGAAGATCGTCACTCCCAAAGGAGTGTCCGGGGAGCAAAAAGAGCTCTACGAGAAGATCGCCGAACTGGAAGGCCACGGCAACAAGGGCGGCGGGATCTTCTCCGGCCTGATGGGAAAGAAAAAAGGGAAAAAGTAACTACCCTCTCATTCTCCCTTTTTTCTCTTTTTCTTCCACAGGTATTTCTGGAAAAAACGTCCATATCGTACGAATGAAGCTGATCTTCGAGCTCTCGGGCGAGAACGAGACTCTTCCCCGTGCCGAGCTCGAGTGTGTCGGGACGGTGACGGACTATCGCCC
Protein-coding sequences here:
- the dnaJ gene encoding molecular chaperone DnaJ gives rise to the protein MASGDYYEILGVPRTADEKEVQKAYRNLARKYHPDVCKDSGAEDKFKSINEAYSVLSDAQKRAQYDNMGHETYTNASKGSYTGAGGFGGGGFSSDFSGFGDIFDFFGGGQRRSGPRSGDDVLMRMQLSLEEAVAGTDKEIDLLHSEACPTCAGSGSETKKTNVCPRCGGSGQMRQTAQSPFGQFVRMTPCTMCGGRGKIPEKQCKSCHGSGHTRVKRKVSVHIPAGVDTGMRLRMEGYGEAGDYGAQNGDLYIEMYVLPNKRFERVGDNLETSVEITPALAVLGTTVEVETIDKRHLELKIPAGIQYNTALRIAGEGVKRRGKPGDLLVRVKIVTPKGVSGEQKELYEKIAELEGHGNKGGGIFSGLMGKKKGKK